A region of Brevundimonas sp. NIBR10 DNA encodes the following proteins:
- a CDS encoding response regulator transcription factor has protein sequence MTAPDVRRIAILEDDPAIRDHFSEIIGSSDDLALCATASMIAEVSLLIAGRPDLLLTDIGLPDGNGLDVLPAIKAATGCRALVITAFGDRDTVVAAMKAGADGYLLKDSPATVILDGIRVTLDGGAPISPAAAVYLLERLRAAPTPSRREDPSEPLTTRETELLTIFARGLSYKEAARILGISPLTVGNHVKSIYRKLEVNSRGEAVYEAVRQGRLDIRDGSTTRG, from the coding sequence ATGACGGCCCCGGACGTGCGCCGGATCGCCATCCTCGAGGATGATCCGGCGATCCGGGACCATTTCAGCGAGATCATCGGATCGTCCGACGATCTGGCGCTGTGCGCGACGGCATCGATGATCGCCGAGGTCTCCTTGCTGATCGCGGGACGGCCGGATCTGTTGCTGACCGACATCGGCCTGCCGGATGGAAATGGTCTGGACGTTCTTCCCGCCATCAAGGCGGCGACGGGGTGCAGAGCGCTGGTCATCACCGCCTTCGGCGACCGGGATACGGTCGTGGCGGCCATGAAGGCCGGGGCCGACGGCTATCTGCTGAAGGACAGTCCGGCGACGGTGATCCTGGACGGCATCCGGGTCACGCTCGACGGCGGCGCACCAATCAGCCCGGCGGCGGCGGTCTATCTGCTGGAACGGTTGCGCGCAGCCCCGACCCCGAGCCGACGCGAGGACCCCTCCGAGCCGTTGACCACGCGAGAGACCGAGCTCCTGACCATCTTCGCGCGTGGCCTCAGCTACAAGGAGGCGGCGCGTATCCTGGGCATATCGCCCCTGACGGTCGGCAACCACGTCAAGTCGATCTACCGGAAACTCGAGGTCAACTCGCGCGGAGAGGCCGTCTATGAGGCGGTCCGGCAAGGCCGGCTGGACATCAGGGACGGTTCGACGACCCGAGGCTGA
- a CDS encoding ATP-binding protein — translation MTIQGDTHSGGVRPPRLDATLVTLVPALSARWRGVLAFLLVVVAVQAAYWGVVQPLLLSSPRTAEVDRIAFVRTQLAELAEPTPKAALTAAFADAELPLTDCCDPSYLALRLTFDLPAVPPEGLGMVTYQQVDNLMVMVNGSIVLSQGRMAFGSQTFDGQRPHLIRLPSGLVRAGSNEIVFITVRQGFPYTDLVPPVLGPWEQVSPWAAQRMWQFTDRVLISGWTTFLLGLFAALLLWRAQDRHFAFWLMVLCWSWSGLAAYSLVLDPPFGGMGRMIAFFAVNSLVSAALLGFIDAWTGKPIRGIQAATAAAWLVFTGGVVLWLRTQPMPQGYDVPATVWTWFTLALGVAVVGRLVWHFVRHAEPRRLEAALLSVCAVCAVLDAAGDGFGLNSGGYLKDAAPILLLALVAAFLQRNFTLFQSSVTLNAMLSERLTARETELEAAHARERERVRDQAHDEERRRIMRDMHDGLGSQLMGLLLSARRGKADPERMAEGLQAVIDEMRLMIDSMDSVGESLGSALTTFHERIRPRVEVAGFGLDWSSGIDQPLPDYPPRAVLQVFRILQEAVTNALKHSGGDRITINVDRSLDGAVRLMIADNGGGIRPGGTAGRGLANMRTRAAVIGAALSIDSDAPGGRIQLVLPALGDAP, via the coding sequence ATGACGATTCAGGGCGATACGCATTCGGGCGGCGTCCGTCCGCCCCGGCTGGACGCCACCCTGGTGACCCTGGTGCCCGCCCTGTCCGCCCGGTGGCGAGGTGTGCTGGCCTTTCTCCTGGTCGTCGTCGCGGTGCAGGCGGCGTACTGGGGCGTTGTTCAGCCGCTTCTGCTCTCTTCACCACGGACCGCAGAGGTCGACCGGATCGCCTTTGTCCGGACGCAACTGGCGGAGCTGGCCGAGCCGACTCCCAAGGCCGCTTTGACCGCCGCCTTCGCCGACGCCGAACTGCCGCTCACGGATTGCTGCGATCCCAGCTATCTGGCGCTCAGGCTCACGTTCGATCTGCCCGCCGTTCCGCCCGAGGGGCTCGGCATGGTCACATACCAGCAGGTCGACAACCTCATGGTCATGGTCAACGGCTCGATCGTCCTGTCGCAGGGTCGGATGGCGTTCGGCAGCCAGACCTTTGACGGCCAGCGACCGCATCTGATCCGGCTGCCGTCCGGTCTGGTGCGTGCGGGTTCGAACGAGATCGTGTTCATCACCGTCCGGCAGGGTTTCCCCTATACGGACCTGGTGCCACCGGTCCTGGGGCCGTGGGAACAGGTGTCGCCCTGGGCGGCGCAACGGATGTGGCAGTTCACCGACCGGGTGTTGATCTCCGGCTGGACGACCTTCCTGCTGGGCCTGTTCGCCGCCTTGCTGCTTTGGCGGGCACAGGACAGGCACTTCGCCTTCTGGCTGATGGTGCTGTGCTGGAGCTGGTCGGGACTGGCCGCCTATTCCCTCGTGCTGGATCCGCCGTTCGGCGGGATGGGACGGATGATCGCCTTCTTCGCCGTCAACAGCCTGGTGTCAGCGGCGCTGCTCGGCTTCATCGACGCCTGGACCGGAAAGCCGATCCGGGGGATTCAGGCGGCAACGGCCGCGGCCTGGCTGGTCTTCACCGGCGGGGTTGTCCTTTGGCTGCGGACGCAGCCCATGCCGCAGGGCTATGACGTGCCGGCGACCGTCTGGACCTGGTTCACCCTGGCCCTGGGCGTGGCGGTCGTGGGGCGGCTGGTCTGGCATTTCGTCCGACACGCCGAGCCGCGGCGGCTGGAAGCCGCCCTGCTGTCGGTCTGCGCGGTCTGCGCCGTTCTGGACGCAGCCGGCGACGGGTTCGGCCTGAACAGCGGCGGCTACCTCAAGGACGCGGCCCCCATCCTGCTGCTGGCCCTGGTGGCCGCCTTTCTCCAGCGGAACTTCACCCTGTTCCAGTCGTCGGTGACCCTGAACGCGATGCTGTCGGAGCGGCTGACCGCGCGCGAGACCGAACTGGAGGCGGCCCACGCCCGCGAACGTGAGCGGGTCCGTGACCAGGCCCATGACGAGGAGCGTCGCCGTATCATGCGCGACATGCACGACGGTCTGGGCAGTCAGTTGATGGGGCTTCTCCTGTCCGCACGTCGGGGCAAGGCCGATCCCGAGCGGATGGCGGAGGGCCTTCAGGCGGTGATCGACGAGATGCGGCTGATGATCGATTCCATGGATTCCGTGGGGGAATCGCTCGGGTCGGCGCTCACGACGTTCCACGAGCGGATCAGGCCGCGGGTGGAGGTCGCGGGGTTTGGCCTGGACTGGTCGAGCGGGATTGATCAGCCCCTGCCTGACTATCCGCCCCGCGCCGTGCTTCAGGTGTTCCGCATTCTTCAGGAGGCGGTGACCAATGCGCTCAAACACTCGGGTGGCGATCGCATCACGATCAATGTGGACCGGAGCCTCGACGGCGCAGTCCGGCTGATGATCGCAGATAACGGTGGGGGCATCCGCCCCGGTGGAACGGCCGGGCGAGGCCTGGCCAACATGCGGACCCGCGCGGCCGTCATCGGCGCCGCCCTGTCGATCGACAGCGACGCGCCGGGCGGTCGCATCCAGCTGGTCCTGCCTGCGTTAGGTGATGCGCCATGA
- a CDS encoding calcium-binding protein gives MPTFTGTTGIDDLIGGAGDDIIDGFEGGDSIRGGAGNDVIRGGDETGALENAGDGVDGGDGDDQISGGAGRDFLMGGRGRDTVNGDDGVDFITGGLATLTFTDGFLGNVAVRTPSLSNYVDDNEIDTLNGGAGDDTITAGQGDIADGGIGTDRLRIDLSARTAGVTIEMAGDALAGQAAYAGVTGGTFTNFETFQAVLTNFNDQFFGGATNEGISAGAGNDLIEGRLGDDSLSGDDGDDIILGGVGNDSIDGGAGRDIIDGGDGNDNLTSSFNFGSLLQNAAGRTVSGAELDDGIAETVTGGAGDDTAFIGFGDSFDGGDGNDVINVSLIARTSGVNLDLTTDGVARLGAVIGGTLTSVEVLGNNIRLTNFDDSFNVARSGNFYGLGGNDTMTGDVATQFFGGNAGDDTIDAGGGADRIWSGQGDDTGIGGLGDDILYGDEDNDNGLNGYLAAGRDTLDGGAGNDTVYGNGGDDFILGGDGNDFLYGDLYSGGAVGPRGGGVLVSGNDTIDGGAGIDTIFGNDGDDRLTGGLGNDIIDGGAGTDTAVFNGAYASYTISTLNGLTTVTGADGSDRLTNVERLQFSDVAFTLGGPQPVIQQGNAAPDTLAGGAGDDLIVGGGGADTLTGGAGADVFRYTAASDSSAGSQDTITDFQSGVDQIDLAALNATSVSVGRLADGSSVVFAETPGGPVQIFVRGSNVNADDFIYNGNFGVYVIGSAGADTIFGSSTADPIFGGAGADILIGGGGADAIGGGAGADVFRYDGRGDSNQTSGFDNLYDFTTGEDRIDITALRATSVTIYREANGWSYVYAETAQGLFLTTAVGRTVNGSDIDYGGGFGVYMEGSASADILVGSSLADPIVGNAGNDIIAGGGGADQLFGGAGADTFRYDRVSDSTSGAADIIYDFVSGTDRIDLTAVRTGASDTFGIAYLNGASFLFVDLGGNGTNDMVVGLTNTTLRTADVIWAAGGIGEETGVKDAGPSVLPALDDLDAGSGLSSLSGRFMLDLDPTASQGAYHGQDWYL, from the coding sequence ATGCCGACCTTCACCGGAACGACCGGAATTGACGATCTGATCGGGGGGGCGGGCGACGACATCATCGACGGCTTCGAGGGCGGCGACTCCATCCGTGGGGGTGCCGGCAACGACGTCATTCGCGGCGGCGACGAGACCGGGGCGCTGGAAAATGCGGGCGACGGGGTCGACGGCGGCGACGGCGACGACCAGATCTCCGGCGGGGCCGGACGGGACTTCCTGATGGGCGGGCGTGGCCGGGACACGGTCAACGGCGATGACGGCGTGGACTTCATCACCGGCGGCCTGGCAACCCTGACCTTCACCGACGGCTTCCTCGGGAACGTGGCGGTTCGCACCCCAAGCTTGAGCAACTATGTCGACGACAACGAGATCGACACACTGAACGGCGGCGCGGGCGACGACACGATCACCGCCGGCCAGGGCGACATCGCCGACGGCGGCATCGGCACGGATCGGCTGCGCATCGACCTGTCCGCCCGGACGGCCGGCGTGACGATCGAGATGGCGGGCGATGCCCTGGCCGGGCAAGCCGCCTATGCAGGGGTCACAGGCGGGACCTTCACCAATTTCGAGACCTTCCAGGCCGTCCTGACGAACTTCAACGACCAATTCTTCGGGGGCGCGACCAACGAAGGCATCTCTGCCGGCGCGGGCAATGACCTGATCGAGGGTCGGCTGGGCGACGACAGCCTGAGCGGCGACGACGGCGACGACATCATCCTGGGTGGCGTCGGCAATGACAGCATCGACGGTGGCGCCGGGCGCGACATCATCGATGGCGGCGACGGCAACGACAACCTGACCTCCTCTTTTAATTTCGGCTCGCTGCTGCAGAATGCCGCCGGGCGGACCGTTTCCGGGGCGGAACTCGACGACGGAATTGCCGAAACGGTAACGGGCGGCGCGGGCGACGACACGGCGTTCATCGGCTTTGGTGACAGCTTCGACGGTGGCGACGGCAACGACGTCATCAACGTCAGCCTGATCGCCCGGACGTCGGGGGTAAATCTGGACCTGACGACCGACGGCGTCGCACGACTGGGTGCCGTGATCGGCGGCACCCTGACCTCGGTCGAGGTCCTGGGCAACAACATCCGCCTGACCAATTTCGACGATTCCTTCAACGTCGCCCGCAGCGGGAATTTCTACGGCCTCGGCGGCAACGACACGATGACCGGCGACGTCGCCACCCAGTTCTTCGGCGGCAATGCCGGTGACGACACCATCGACGCAGGCGGCGGCGCGGACCGGATCTGGAGCGGCCAGGGCGACGACACCGGCATCGGTGGCCTCGGCGACGACATCCTTTACGGCGACGAGGACAACGACAACGGCCTGAACGGCTATCTGGCCGCCGGCCGCGACACGCTGGACGGGGGCGCGGGTAACGACACCGTCTACGGCAACGGCGGCGACGACTTCATCCTGGGCGGCGACGGCAACGACTTTCTGTACGGCGATCTCTACAGCGGCGGTGCCGTCGGGCCACGAGGCGGCGGCGTGCTGGTTTCGGGCAATGACACCATCGACGGTGGCGCGGGCATCGACACCATCTTCGGCAACGACGGCGACGATCGTCTGACCGGCGGCCTCGGCAATGACATCATCGACGGCGGGGCCGGCACGGACACGGCTGTCTTCAACGGCGCCTACGCCAGCTACACAATCTCGACCCTGAACGGCCTGACCACCGTGACCGGGGCGGACGGATCCGATCGCCTGACCAATGTCGAGCGTCTGCAGTTCTCGGACGTGGCCTTCACCCTCGGCGGGCCGCAGCCCGTGATCCAGCAGGGCAACGCCGCGCCTGACACCCTGGCGGGCGGGGCCGGCGACGACCTGATCGTGGGCGGCGGCGGTGCCGACACCCTGACCGGCGGCGCGGGTGCCGACGTGTTCCGCTACACCGCAGCCTCGGATTCGTCGGCCGGTTCCCAGGACACGATCACCGACTTCCAGTCGGGCGTGGACCAGATCGATCTGGCCGCTCTGAACGCCACCTCGGTCAGCGTCGGGCGACTGGCCGACGGCAGTTCGGTGGTCTTCGCCGAAACCCCCGGCGGCCCGGTGCAGATCTTCGTCCGGGGCTCCAACGTCAATGCCGACGATTTCATCTATAACGGCAACTTCGGCGTCTATGTGATCGGTTCGGCGGGCGCCGACACCATCTTCGGTTCCAGCACCGCCGATCCCATCTTCGGCGGCGCGGGCGCCGATATTCTGATCGGCGGCGGCGGCGCGGATGCCATAGGCGGCGGGGCCGGGGCGGACGTGTTCCGCTATGACGGACGCGGCGATTCCAACCAGACCTCGGGCTTCGACAACCTGTACGACTTTACGACGGGCGAGGACCGGATCGACATTACCGCCCTGCGAGCGACCTCGGTCACCATCTATCGCGAAGCCAACGGCTGGAGCTATGTCTATGCCGAGACGGCCCAGGGGCTGTTCCTGACCACGGCGGTGGGGCGCACGGTCAACGGCAGCGACATCGACTATGGCGGCGGGTTCGGCGTCTACATGGAGGGCTCGGCTTCGGCCGACATCCTGGTCGGGTCGTCGCTGGCCGATCCGATCGTCGGCAACGCGGGCAATGACATCATCGCCGGTGGCGGGGGTGCCGACCAGCTGTTCGGCGGGGCGGGCGCGGATACGTTCCGCTACGACCGGGTCTCGGATTCGACCTCGGGCGCGGCGGACATCATCTATGACTTCGTCTCGGGAACGGACCGGATCGACCTGACTGCCGTGCGTACGGGGGCCAGCGACACCTTCGGCATCGCCTATCTGAACGGCGCGTCCTTCCTGTTCGTCGACCTGGGCGGCAACGGGACCAACGACATGGTCGTCGGTCTGACCAACACCACCCTGCGGACAGCCGACGTGATCTGGGCGGCCGGCGGAATCGGCGAGGAAACGGGCGTCAAGGACGCGGGCCCGTCTGTCCTGCCGGCCCTGGACGATCTCGACGCAGGATCCGGCCTTTCGAGCCTGTCCGGCCGGTTCATGCTGGACCTCGACCCGACCGCGAGCCAGGGCGCCTATCACGGCCAGGACTGGTACCTCTAG
- a CDS encoding SRPBCC domain-containing protein has product MEFRFQVSGRIARPVAEVFEAVADPGKLSHYFTTGGARGRLETGATVTWDFRDFPGAFPVEVVEVVPNAKIVLRWEANDGPPEGEAAPAGKGYMTTVTMTFAPLDDDTRTLVTIAEEGWRETETGLKASYGNCMGWSQMLCAMKAWIEHGLNIREGMYR; this is encoded by the coding sequence ATGGAGTTCAGGTTTCAGGTCTCGGGCCGGATCGCCCGCCCGGTCGCCGAGGTGTTCGAGGCAGTGGCCGATCCAGGCAAGCTGTCGCACTATTTCACCACCGGTGGGGCCAGGGGCCGGCTGGAGACCGGGGCGACCGTGACCTGGGACTTTCGCGACTTCCCCGGCGCCTTCCCGGTCGAGGTGGTCGAGGTGGTGCCCAATGCGAAGATCGTGCTGCGCTGGGAGGCCAACGACGGCCCTCCCGAAGGCGAGGCGGCTCCGGCGGGCAAGGGATACATGACCACGGTCACCATGACCTTCGCACCGCTGGACGACGACACCCGCACCCTGGTCACCATCGCCGAGGAAGGCTGGCGCGAGACCGAGACCGGGCTCAAGGCGTCCTACGGCAACTGCATGGGCTGGTCGCAGATGCTGTGCGCCATGAAGGCGTGGATCGAGCATGGCCTCAACATCCGCGAGGGGATGTATCGGTAG
- a CDS encoding metalloregulator ArsR/SmtB family transcription factor, with translation MSTESETDAVFKALGAPVRRRMLDALKDGPRTTGDLCETFDGLDRCTVMQHLKVLEAAGLVVARREGRERWNHLNALPIKAVHDRWIEPYARRAVGLIDAVRVAVEDV, from the coding sequence GTGTCAACCGAATCAGAGACGGACGCCGTCTTCAAGGCGCTCGGCGCGCCGGTCCGGCGCCGGATGCTGGATGCGTTGAAGGATGGGCCGCGCACGACGGGCGACCTGTGCGAGACCTTTGACGGTCTCGATCGCTGCACGGTCATGCAGCATCTTAAGGTGCTGGAAGCGGCGGGGCTGGTGGTCGCGCGGCGCGAGGGCCGCGAACGCTGGAACCACCTCAATGCCTTGCCGATCAAGGCCGTCCACGACCGCTGGATCGAACCCTATGCGCGCCGGGCCGTGGGCCTGATCGACGCCGTGCGGGTCGCGGTCGAGGACGTCTGA
- the glmS gene encoding glutamine--fructose-6-phosphate transaminase (isomerizing), with translation MCGIIGIVGKSPVADRLVESLKRLEYRGYDSAGIAAKVDGVLERRRAPGKLKELEKVLAAQPLEATTGIGHTRWATHGAPTERNAHPHIAGRVAVVHNGIIENFAELKAELIAAGRVFSSDTDTEVVAHLLDTNLNTGLAPLAAFKATLDRLSGAFALCVLIGGEDEVILAARNGPPLAVGHGDGEMFIGSDGLALGPFTNKITYLEDGDYVLLSHEGARIFDATGEVARPVKTVPASAALMEKGNYRHFMEKEIHDQPEGCQRTIAAYVDVLNGTASIPGDIDWQNLERIQIVACGTSWIAGMIGRYLIEALADLPVDVEIASEFRYRNPSLRPNALAIAMSQSGETADTLAALRHCKAAGMKSAVVVNAPESTMAREVDHVWPIHCGPEIGVASTKAFTAQVSVMIALAIAAARARNKIDAAEEQRLVKVLLGAPRLIAEAIGLESAIKDVAAEIAKARDVLYLGRGPMSALALEGALKLKEISYIHAEGYAAGELKHGPIALVDEATPVIILAPFDTWFEKSASNMSEVMARGGQVVFITDPEGAKHAPAGAKVVVTAPACDPLISALVMSAPIQLLAYHVAVVKGADVDQPRNLAKSVTVE, from the coding sequence ATGTGCGGCATCATCGGCATCGTCGGTAAGTCCCCCGTCGCCGACCGCCTGGTCGAAAGCCTGAAACGGCTGGAGTACCGGGGCTACGACTCCGCCGGCATCGCCGCCAAGGTCGACGGTGTGCTCGAACGCCGCCGCGCGCCCGGCAAGCTGAAGGAACTGGAAAAAGTCCTCGCCGCCCAGCCGCTGGAGGCCACCACCGGCATCGGCCACACCCGCTGGGCCACCCACGGCGCCCCGACCGAGCGGAACGCCCACCCCCACATCGCCGGCCGCGTCGCCGTCGTCCACAACGGCATCATCGAGAATTTCGCCGAGCTGAAGGCCGAGCTGATCGCCGCCGGCCGCGTCTTCTCGTCCGACACCGACACCGAGGTGGTCGCCCACCTGCTGGACACCAACCTGAACACCGGCCTGGCCCCCCTCGCCGCCTTCAAGGCCACGCTCGACCGGCTCTCGGGTGCCTTTGCGCTGTGCGTCCTGATCGGCGGCGAGGACGAAGTGATCCTGGCGGCCCGGAACGGCCCGCCGCTCGCCGTCGGTCACGGCGACGGCGAGATGTTCATCGGCTCCGACGGACTGGCGCTGGGCCCCTTCACCAACAAGATCACCTATCTGGAGGACGGCGACTACGTCCTGCTCAGCCACGAGGGCGCCCGTATCTTCGACGCCACCGGCGAGGTCGCCCGCCCGGTCAAGACCGTGCCCGCCTCCGCTGCCCTCATGGAGAAGGGCAACTATCGCCACTTCATGGAAAAGGAGATCCACGACCAGCCCGAAGGCTGCCAACGAACGATTGCCGCCTATGTCGATGTCCTGAACGGCACCGCCTCCATCCCCGGCGACATCGACTGGCAAAATCTGGAGCGGATCCAGATCGTCGCCTGTGGCACTTCCTGGATCGCCGGCATGATCGGCCGTTATCTGATCGAGGCCCTGGCCGACCTGCCCGTGGACGTCGAGATCGCGTCCGAGTTCCGCTATCGCAACCCCAGCCTGCGCCCCAACGCCCTGGCCATCGCCATGAGCCAGTCGGGCGAGACCGCCGACACCCTGGCCGCCCTGCGTCACTGCAAGGCCGCCGGCATGAAGTCCGCCGTCGTCGTCAACGCTCCCGAATCGACCATGGCGCGCGAGGTGGATCACGTCTGGCCGATCCATTGCGGGCCCGAGATCGGCGTCGCCTCGACCAAGGCCTTCACCGCCCAGGTCAGCGTCATGATCGCCCTGGCCATCGCGGCCGCGCGTGCGCGGAACAAGATCGATGCGGCCGAGGAACAGCGCCTCGTCAAGGTCCTCTTGGGTGCCCCCCGCCTGATCGCCGAGGCCATCGGCCTGGAATCCGCCATCAAGGACGTCGCCGCCGAGATCGCCAAGGCTCGCGACGTCCTCTACCTCGGTCGCGGCCCCATGTCGGCGCTCGCGCTGGAGGGCGCGCTCAAGCTCAAGGAGATCAGCTATATCCATGCCGAGGGCTATGCCGCCGGCGAGCTGAAGCACGGCCCGATCGCTCTGGTCGACGAAGCCACCCCCGTCATCATCCTGGCCCCCTTCGACACCTGGTTCGAGAAGTCCGCCTCCAACATGAGCGAGGTGATGGCCCGGGGCGGTCAGGTCGTCTTCATCACCGACCCGGAGGGTGCCAAACACGCCCCCGCCGGCGCCAAGGTCGTCGTCACGGCTCCGGCGTGCGACCCCCTGATCTCCGCCCTGGTCATGTCCGCCCCGATCCAGCTCCTCGCCTACCACGTCGCCGTGGTGAAGGGCGCCGACGTCGACCAGCCGAGGAACCTGGCCAAGTCGGTGACGGTGGAATAG
- a CDS encoding protein-L-isoaspartate O-methyltransferase has protein sequence MTTIDRRALITGTAATAATALVGCDEATTKKLQARLNPGQTPGGAAPAATPAAPTAATAGAPAASAVSTTVRAPASPWTYAAFDAAMQASGRPHVVTEAQWTEINARKPAAIERIRAYLAGRFNGVADPAVIAAFESVPREYFHYAYASQASTAYQAYEANPKPWAIGHGSVLSDYLGQAYMTQLAAPKPTDVTLEIGTGSGFQSSLLGRIVRDAYTIEIIEPIGRAVGRIFAPLGYTNVHGRVGDGYFGWPEVTEGFDTIMLTCVAQYAPPELFRQLKPGGKLIIPIGQPFRRGQVLYVYTKDAEGRVHSRRDVGVFFIPMTGAMQARPKPA, from the coding sequence ATGACCACGATCGACCGCCGTGCCCTGATTACCGGCACTGCCGCCACTGCCGCCACGGCCCTCGTCGGCTGCGACGAAGCCACGACGAAGAAGCTTCAGGCCCGCCTGAATCCCGGCCAGACACCGGGCGGGGCCGCCCCCGCCGCGACACCCGCCGCCCCCACGGCGGCCACCGCCGGTGCACCCGCCGCCTCCGCCGTCTCGACCACCGTCCGCGCCCCCGCCTCGCCCTGGACCTACGCCGCCTTCGACGCCGCGATGCAGGCCTCCGGTCGTCCCCACGTCGTCACCGAGGCCCAGTGGACCGAGATCAACGCCAGGAAGCCCGCCGCCATCGAACGTATCCGCGCCTATCTGGCCGGGCGCTTCAACGGCGTCGCCGACCCGGCCGTCATCGCCGCCTTCGAGAGCGTGCCGCGCGAGTATTTCCACTACGCCTACGCGTCACAGGCCTCGACCGCCTACCAGGCCTATGAGGCCAACCCCAAGCCCTGGGCCATCGGCCACGGCTCCGTCCTGTCCGACTATCTGGGCCAGGCCTATATGACCCAGCTGGCCGCACCCAAGCCCACCGATGTGACGCTCGAGATCGGCACCGGCTCGGGCTTCCAGTCGTCCCTGCTCGGACGCATCGTCCGCGATGCCTATACGATCGAGATCATCGAGCCGATCGGCCGGGCGGTGGGCCGGATCTTCGCGCCGCTGGGATACACGAACGTCCACGGCCGGGTCGGCGACGGCTATTTCGGCTGGCCCGAGGTGACCGAGGGCTTCGACACCATCATGCTGACCTGCGTGGCCCAGTACGCCCCGCCCGAACTGTTCCGCCAGCTCAAGCCCGGCGGCAAGCTGATCATCCCGATCGGCCAGCCGTTCAGGCGGGGCCAGGTCCTGTACGTCTACACCAAGGACGCCGAGGGTCGCGTCCACTCCCGCCGCGACGTCGGCGTCTTCTTCATCCCCATGACCGGGGCCATGCAGGCGCGGCCGAAACCCGCCTGA
- the glmM gene encoding phosphoglucosamine mutase encodes MGDRKYFGTDGIRGRANTYPMTAEVALRVGLAAGKLFMSGDDRRHLVVIGKDTRLSGYTIEPALVAGFASVGMDVLTFGPLPTPGVAMMTRSMRADLGVMISASHNDYADNGIKLFGPDGYKLSDETELKIEGMMDAGLEEGLAGSSALGRVKRIDDAQARYIEIAKAAFPRHLSLQGLRIAIDCANGAGYKVAPTTLYELGAEVCSVGVTPNGTNINAECGSTHPQTLSAAVKQYRADIGIALDGDADRLIICDENGKVVDGDQIMALIGLDWARRGLLQGGGVVATVMSNLGLERALKAEGLTLERTKVGDRYVMERMREGGFNLGGEQSGHLILHDHATTGDGLMAALQVLAVMVETGKPMSELARQFDPVPQLLKNVRYSAGKPLEDATVIAAIAAGEARLNGAGRLLVRPSGTEKLIRVMAEGDDAALVKSVVADVAGAVQAAG; translated from the coding sequence TTGGGCGACAGGAAATATTTCGGCACCGACGGCATCCGCGGCCGGGCCAACACCTATCCGATGACGGCCGAGGTCGCGCTGCGGGTCGGGCTGGCGGCGGGCAAGCTGTTCATGTCGGGCGACGACCGGCGACACCTGGTGGTGATCGGCAAGGATACGCGCCTGTCGGGCTACACGATCGAGCCGGCGCTGGTGGCGGGGTTCGCGAGCGTGGGCATGGATGTGCTGACCTTCGGGCCGTTGCCGACGCCGGGGGTGGCGATGATGACGCGGTCGATGCGGGCCGACCTGGGGGTCATGATCAGCGCCAGCCACAACGACTATGCCGACAACGGGATCAAGCTGTTCGGGCCCGACGGCTACAAGCTGTCGGACGAGACCGAGCTGAAGATCGAAGGGATGATGGACGCGGGCCTTGAGGAAGGCCTGGCCGGGTCCAGCGCGCTGGGCCGGGTCAAGCGGATCGACGACGCCCAGGCCCGCTATATCGAGATCGCCAAGGCGGCGTTCCCGCGTCACCTGAGCCTGCAAGGCCTGCGCATCGCCATCGATTGCGCCAACGGGGCCGGGTACAAGGTCGCGCCGACGACCCTCTATGAACTGGGGGCCGAGGTCTGTTCGGTCGGGGTGACGCCGAACGGCACCAACATCAACGCCGAATGCGGCTCGACCCACCCGCAGACCCTGTCGGCGGCGGTCAAACAGTACCGGGCCGACATCGGCATCGCGCTCGACGGCGACGCCGACCGGCTGATCATCTGCGACGAGAACGGCAAGGTGGTGGACGGGGACCAGATCATGGCCCTGATCGGTCTGGACTGGGCGCGGCGCGGCCTGCTGCAGGGCGGCGGCGTGGTGGCGACGGTGATGTCGAACCTGGGACTGGAGCGGGCGCTGAAGGCAGAGGGGCTGACGCTGGAGCGGACCAAGGTGGGCGACCGCTATGTGATGGAGCGGATGCGCGAGGGCGGCTTCAACCTGGGCGGCGAACAGTCCGGGCATCTGATCCTGCACGACCATGCGACGACGGGCGACGGACTGATGGCGGCCTTGCAGGTGCTGGCCGTCATGGTCGAGACCGGCAAGCCGATGAGCGAGCTCGCGCGCCAGTTCGACCCGGTGCCGCAGCTGCTGAAGAACGTGCGCTATTCGGCGGGCAAACCGCTGGAGGATGCCACGGTCATCGCCGCCATCGCCGCGGGCGAGGCGCGACTGAATGGCGCAGGCCGGCTTCTGGTCCGGCCCTCGGGCACCGAGAAGCTGATCCGCGTGATGGCCGAGGGCGACGACGCGGCGCTGGTGAAATCGGTGGTCGCCGATGTCGCGGGGGCGGTGCAGGCGGCGGGCTGA